From a single Solanum dulcamara chromosome 4, daSolDulc1.2, whole genome shotgun sequence genomic region:
- the LOC129885281 gene encoding uncharacterized protein LOC129885281, with protein MPKKMGVNSKAETSRARKNAVESERKDRESREKEDQYWREAEGAKPRAAKKREEEAEKRAEAVAKKAEVRRLAELEEKELEKSIKKPDKKANRVAAPVPKVTEAELRQRKEAEQAALAKKAEEDKRRQSRMAAEEDYEKMVLVTNRNRDDSIIEASTVDDAIAHLAISDSLPPDRHPEKRLRAAFKVFEEAELRALKEEKPGLTHTQYKDLIWKLWKKSPDNPLNQVADK; from the exons ATGCCGAAAAAAATGGGAGTGAATAGTAAAGCCGAGACGTCTAGGGCTCGGAAGAACGCCGTCGAATCGGAGCGTAAAGACCGTGAATCTCGAGAAAAAGAAGACCAGTATTGGCGAGAGGCCGAAGGAGCCAAGCCACGCGCTGCCAAGAAACGCGAAGAAGAAGCCGAGAAGCGAGCAGAGGCCGTAGCGAAGAAAGCCGAGGTGCGTCGGCTTGCCGAGCTTGAGGAGAAAGAGCTCGAGAAGTCTATTAAGAAGCCGGATAAGAAAGCCAATCGTGTGGCCGCTCCGGTACCAAAGGTGACTGAAGCGGAACTAAGGCAGAGGAAGGAGGCGGAGCAGGCAGCATTGGCGAAGAAGGCGGAGGAGGACAAGAGGAGGCAGAGCCGTATGGCGGCAGAGGAAGATTATGAGAAGATGGTGCTCGTAACCAATAGGAATCGTGATGATTCAATTATAGAGGCTAGTACTGTGGATGATGCCATTGCTCACTTGGCTATTTCAGATAGTTTGCCACCGGATAGGCATCCTGAGAAGAGACTCAGGGCAGCCTTTAAG GTTTTTGAGGAGGCTGAGCTTCGTGCTCTGAAGGAGGAGAAACCAGGTCTGACACACACTCAGTACAAAGACTTGATTTGGAAGCTATGGAAGAAATCTCCGGATAATCCTCTTAACCAG
- the LOC129885282 gene encoding rop guanine nucleotide exchange factor 1, with protein sequence MGSVSSEEGSDQQSERCGSYSLSADVSESESSSSSFSCRRYDAEGASSSMASSPLACRRFAAKSEFPTPMLPPFMFPVIGGKDVLLCNDKSEKRQADLSEIDLMKERFAKLLLGEDMSGGGKGVCTALAISNAITNLSATIFGELWRLEPLALQKKAMWCREMEWLLCVSDSIVELVPSIQQFPRGGTYEVMATRPRSDLYLNLPALKKLDAMLIGILDGFRDTEFWYVDRGIVLADGDDCDSYPSGIGFGRPSVRQEEKWWLPCPKVPPKGLSEEARKRVQQCRDCTNQILKAALAINSNVLAEMETPSAYIETLPKSGKVCLGDIIYRYITADNFSPECLLDCLDLSSEHHTLEVANRIEAAVHVWRLKDQKKHQHKKKSKRKSWGGKVKGLVADGDKNQYLAERAQTLLHSLRLRFPGLPQTALDMNKIQYNKDVGQSILESYSRVMESLAFNIMARIDDVLYVDDATKRCAAAENISLFNRGGLGGLPVQKRMSPSPFSIQHSPFTSPFATPTFCLSPLIGSPGKTDSPSKAGSKEPPMAKLEKVTPTDLDKLWSYAGNLSARRPSKDAPERD encoded by the exons ATGGGGAGTGTATCATCTGAAGAAGGTTCTGATCAGCAGAGTGAGAGATGTGGAAGCTACAGTTTGAGTGCTGATGTGAGTGAGTCTGAAAGTTCTTCTAGTAGTTTCTCTTGTCGGCGCTATGATGCTGAAGGCGCCTCAAGCTCTATGGCGTCGTCGCCGCTTGCTTGTCGGAGATTTGCTGCGAAATCCGAGTTCCCGACACCAATGTTACCTCCATTCATGTTCCCGGTGATTGGCGGGAAAGATGTGCTGCTCTGTAATGACAAGTCCGAGAAACGCCAGGCAGATTTATCCG AAATTGATCTGATGAAAGAGAGATTCGCCAAGCTGCTTCTTGGTGAGGACATGTCTGGAGGGGGTAAAGGGGTTTGTACGGCACTTGCAATCTCAAATGCTATCACAAATCTCTCTG CTACTATATTTGGGGAACTATGGAGGTTGGAGCCACTGGCCCTACAAAAGAAGGCAATGTGGTGTAGGGAGATGGAGTGGCTGTTATGTGTTAGTGACTCTATTGTGGAGCTTGTGCCTTCCATTCAACAGTTCCCTAGAGGAGGCACATATGAAGTTATGGCAACGCGACCACGTTCTGATTTATATTTAAACTTGCCTGCTCTGAAGAAACTTGATGCCATGTTGATTGGCATTCTCGATGGATTTCGTGACACAGAGTTTTGGTATGTGGATCGAGGGATAGTTTTAGCTGATGGTGATGACTGCGACTCCTATCCTTCTGGAATAGGATTTGGTAGGCCTTCGGTTCGGCAGGAAGAGAAGTGGTGGCTGCCTTGCCCAAAAGTTCCCCCAAAAGGGTTGTCAGAAGAAGCTAGGAAGAGAGTGCAACAGTGTAGGGATTGCACAAACCAGATACTGAAGGCGGCCTTGGCAATCAATAGTAATGTGCTTGCTGAAATGGAGACTCCAAGTGCCTATATCGAAACTTTGCCCAAG AGTGGAAAAGTGTGTCTAGGTGATATCATCTATCGCTACATCACTGCTGACAATTTCTcacctgaatgtcttcttgattGCCTGGACTTGTCATCAGAGCACCATACGCTGGAAGTTGCAAATAGAATTGAGGCTGCTGTGCATGTTTGGAGACTCAAGGACCAGAAGAAACatcaacacaaaaaaaaatctaaacgCAAGTCATGGGGAGGGAAGGTCAAGGGCCTTGTTGCAGATGGCGACAAGAATCAATATCTGGCAGAACGAGCACAAACACTCTTGCATAGTCTCAGGCTTCGCTTCCCTGGTCTTCCTCAAACTGCACTTGACATGAACAAAATACAGTATAACAAG GATGTTGGACAGTCAATTCTCGAGAGCTACTCAAGAGTCATGGAGAGCTTGGCATTTAACATTATGGCGAGGATTGACGATGTATTATACGTGGATGATGCAACAAAACGATGTGCTGCAGCAGAGAATATATCCCTTTTCAATAGGGGAGGTTTGGGTGGTCTTCCAGTCCAAAAGCGGATGTCACCAAGCCCCTTCTCTATACAGCATTCCCCTTTTACCTCTCCATTTGCGACACCAACCTTTTGCTTATCTCCCCTGATTGGTAGCCCAGGGAAGACAGATTCTCCTTCTAAGGCTGGTTCAAAAGAACCACCAATGGCCAAACTGGAGAAAGTGACTCCAACTGATTTGGATAAATTGTGGTCATATGCCGGGAATCTTAGTGCCAGAAGACCTTCTAAGGATGCTCCTGAACGGGACTGA
- the LOC129885283 gene encoding F-box protein SKIP23-like, translating to MAEWSQLPRELVELISKHLSTETDFLRFRSVCSSWRSSLPPKPYPSSLSRFPILPNNGIAENSWGFKLSKSPLYLIRSPNQTTSSDNHGWIIKLDRENPQRMRFFNPLSRSQFKPLPSDFPKILDSSHYPIRELCQEYTLQFIKYRPRANSIADAGNLYMEKVAVCLEKNGFVLLTIHVSGKLVMYRSGDTKWSIVDESSLPYDDVIMKDGNFYAVDNTGKGVLVKLSPGTAPELEVVAQSVFGGDKKFLVESCGDLLMVDKYLSIGPEDDLGYNENAEFYEEFDCYMSERTVKFKVYKLDGDMQRWVEVNSLEDRMLFVGDNCTFSALVSELDPGCKGNCILFSDQFFCSTEDDGRLWKYHGIGVFNMENGSIGPIISCRGYAELFWPPPPWICSPQTIDAELNELKI from the exons ATGGCTGAATGGTCTCAACTCCCCAGAGAACTCGTAGAACTCATATCCAAACACCTTTCCACGGAAACCGATTTCCTCCGTTTCCGTTCCGTTTGCTCTTCGTGGCGTTCCTCTCTTCCTCCTAAACCCTACCCTTCTTCCCTTTCCCGTTTTCCCATTCTCCCAAATAATGGCATCGCTGAAAATAGCTGGGGTTTTAAACTTTCCAAATCTCCCCTTTACCTTATCCGTTCACCTAATCAAACGACGTCGTCTGATAACCATGGATGGATCATCAAACTCGATCGCGAAAATCCCCAGAGAATGCGTTTCTTCAATCCTCTTTCCAGATCCCAATTCAAACCCCTTCCTTCTGATTTCCCAAAGATTTTGGATTCCTCGCATTACCCAATTCGTGAACTGTGCCAAGAGTATACTCTTCAGTTTATAAAGTACCGACCTAGGGCTAATTCGATTGCTGATGCTGGGAATCTGTACATGGAAAAAGTTGCTGTGTGTTTGGAGAAAAATGGGTTTGTGCTGTTGACAATTCATGTTTCTGGGAAATTGGTGATGTATAGATCTGGTGATACTAAGTGGTCTATTGTTGATGAGTCATCTTTGCCATATGATGATGTTATTATGAAGGATGGAAACTTTTATGCTGTTGATAATACTGGGAAGGGAGTGCTTGTTAAATTGAGCCCTGGGACAGCGCCAGAATTAGAAGTTGTTGCTCAGTCTGTGTTTGGGGGAGATAAAAAGTTCCTTGTGGAGTCTTGTGGGGACCTGTTAATGGTCGACAAGTATTTGAGTATTGGGCCTGAAGATGATCTTGGATACAATGAGAATGCTGAGTTTTATGAGGAATTTGATTGCTACATGAGCGAAAGGACTGTAAAGTTCAAAGTTTATAAGTTGGATGGAGATATGCAGAGGTGGGTTGAGGTCAATTCTTTGGAAGATAGGATGTTGTTTGTGGGGGATAATTGTACGTTTTCTGCTTTGGTCTCTGAGCTTGATCCTGGGTGTAAAGGGAACTGCATACTCTTCTCGGATCAGTTTTTCTGCAGCACGGAGGATGATGGAAGATTGTGGAAGTATCACGGCATTGGTGTGTTTAATATGGAAAATGGCAGCATTGGTCCTATAATTAGTTGCCGTGGCTATGCTGAGTTGTTTTGGCCTCCTCCTCCTTGGATTTGTTCTCCTCAAACCATTGAT GCTGAGCTGAATGAGCTGAAAATCTAA
- the LOC129885285 gene encoding transcriptional elongation regulator MINIYO: MKKVDPKKAATQKIFGTVINEDDASHLVGGIVEKGFSEQPLKPPTSWSSAPRPTVLPFPVARHRAHGPHWTPNVGIVRGYSDHEENEEDFTGMDQIGAFAKPMERKENKRLDFSRWREIVASDNSSVPYKREESARKLKSTSKEQKAVAEVSRNKSNSNEHTPDKYGKGAILSVEDGAKSQDVSREDEHMVQEQEEDMTMDIDQGGMEQIANHSVLPEQSCGNGITQQEEEIMEDMHPTLQVNAQKRNISANNTDVSFDSQEVEGRQNASSLESQIDAENQAQLARMSADEIAEAQAELMKKLSPAMLAALKRKGQEKLKRGKSSKSGSHHNSEKRNLLDEMKNAASQGTLKNVKDDTPKLSASTRVWDDWSKRVESVRELRFSLDGNIVKSEFDVPKSGSTSAYAEQNLSERDYLRTEGDPGATGYTIKEAVALARSMVPGQRTFAFHLIASVLDRAMHNIQQNHLGCILRSQDRDEFADWEAIWAFTLGPEPELALLLRMYLDDNHNSVVLACARAIQCALTVEINEELFEIVERIPTLQREAPTAPVFRSRPEIEDGFLHGGFWKYNAKPSNILPFTLDYLDNDESGHTIQDDVVVAGQDIAAGFIRMGILQRIQYLLESEPSAALEECLISILIAIARHSPTCATAVMKCQQLVQTIINRFTSKEQMEISTSKIKSVTLLKLLARFDKKNCLEFIKTGIVQKTIWHLYRYTSFDQWVKSGKEACKLSSALLVEQLRLWKVCVQHGYCVSYFDDIFPALCIWLNVPAFGKLIENSVLSEYTAIAKEAYLVLGALTRRLPTFYSHMQHLDGGTTKQAESWCWAQVGPMIDSALESIRIKDIPLLSCLFEGGNEEKLNGDMQDSAVPPLLWLISSIMDMLSAVLEAVIPEDNAELCHVTLPWLPDFVPKIGLAILKNGLMSFSSISASHDGAAGSSSFLESLCYLRKINQQETSIASDSCLQGLLQVAWCVDKLISLVNNEPRNPLQYQGFTREEKTLAAGILHSSLPELRALMTSVMESNDSEWRHMQSIETFGRGGPAPGIGVGWGAPGGGFWSKNILSAQLAARLFIYLLDVFPIVSVKDQFTTEGMNSIIQKINSVMGACLLLGPMDSSAVDKLLDFLFQVPTLKYIDFSIRQFLNLNQGFQSFEWVYQEEDYILVSDVLASHFKKKWLSAKQKRKSAAGNEQVFHKNSKKRSVLLDTIPEENSESNPASQEPKCLVAEWAHQRLPLPLHWFLSPLSVLCSTSHESLDFLKVAKGGLFFLLGIELMSTFLPAELQTPVRNVPIVWKLHALSATLLSGMGIFEDNSRDLYKALQDVYGQLLDREEKVEAKNLKFKTVIHENYSTFIDNLVEQFAAVSYGDMIFGRQVGVYLHQFVEAPVRLPAWNALSNACALELLPPLEKCIAATYGYLEPVEDDEKMLEAYCKSWVSGALDKAARRGSASFTLALHHLSSFIFQTCSGNMIPLRNKLVKSLLRDYSRKKQHEVLFINLLEYQRPDTRSEPFQKECMPLQSCDMVNRLQILKEACEGSSSLLNEVEKLNSVITRKQHADS, from the exons ATGAAGAAAGTAGACCCCAAGAAGGCCGCCACTCAAAAGATTTTTGGAACTGTTATCAATGAAGATGATGCCTCCCACCTGGTGGGCGGCATAGTTGAAAAGGGGTTTTCAGAACAACCATTAAAACCACCTACAAGTTGGTCTTCTGCACCTCGCCCTACTGTTCTTCCTTTTCCCGTGGCCCGTCATCGCGCTCATGGTCCA CATTGGACCCCAAATGTTGGAATCGTTCGTGGTTACAGCGATCATGAAGAGAATGAGGAAGATTTCACTGGAATGGACCAAATTGGAGCTTTTGCTAAGCCCATGGAAAGAAAAGAGAATAAAAGGCTGGATTTTAGTCGGTGGCGGGAGATAGTGGCTAGTGATAATAGTTCTGTACCATACAAGAGGGAAGAAAGTGCTCGCAAGTTGAAGTCAACATCAAAAGAGCAAAAGGCTGTTGCAGAAGTATCTCGAAACAAAAGCAACTCAAATGAACATACTCCAGATAAATATGGAAAGGGTGCTATATTATCTGTAGAAGATGGTGCAAAATCTCAGGATGTCAGCAGGGAGGATGAACATATGGTTCAAGAGCAAGAGGAAGACATGACCATGGACATCGATCAGGGAGGCATGGAACAGATCGCTAACCATTCTGTCTTACCGGAGCAGAGTTGTGGAAATGGTATCACTCAGCAGGAGGAAGAAATAATGGAGGATATGCATCCTACCTTACAGGTTAACGCACAGAAACGTAACATTTCTGCAAACAATACTGATGTTAGCTTTGACTCCCAGGAAGTGGAAGGAAGGCAGAATGCCAGCAGTCTTGAGAGTCAAATTGATGCTGAGAATCAAGCTCAATTAGCAAGAATGTCAGCTGATGAAATTGCTGAAGCGCAGGCTGAATTAATGAAAAAACTTAGTCCAGCAATGTTGGCAGCACTGAAGAGGAAAGGCCAAGAGAAGTTGAAAAGAGGAAAATCTAGTAAATCTGGTTCTCATCACAATAGCGAAAAGCGTAATTTGTTGGATGAGATGAAGAATGCAGCCTCACAAGGCACACTGAAAAATGTAAAAGACGATACTCCAAAGTTGAGTGCAAGCACCAGAGTATGGGATGATTGGAGTAAAAGAGTTGAGAGTGTCCGAGAATTAAGATTTTCTTTGGATGGCAATATTGTGAAGAGTGAATTTGATGTCCCAAAGAGTG GTAGTACATCAGCTTATGCTGAGCAAAATCTTTCCGAGCGTGACTATCTACGAACTGAAGGTGATCCTGGCGCGACTGGTTACACCATCAAAGAAGCAGTTGCTCTCGCAAGAAGTATG GTACCTGGACAACGGACATTTGCGTTCCATCTTATTGCATCTGTGCTTGATAGAGCAATGCACAATATTCAGCAGAATCATCTGGGGTGTATCTTAAGATCTCAGGACAGAGATGAATTTGCTGACTGGGAGGCCATTTGGGCTTTTACACTAGGACCAGAACCCGAGCTTGCTCTATTATTGAG GATGTATCTGGATGACAACCACAATTCTGTAGTTCTGGCGTGTGCTAGAGCCATTCAGTGTGCTCTTACCGTTGAGATCAACGAGGAGCTTTTTGAAATTGTGGAG AGGATACCAACTCTTCAGAGGGAGGCACCTACTGCTCCTGTCTTTAGAAGTCGACCAGAGATCGAAGATGGTTTTCTCCATGGTGGTTTCTGGAAATACAATGCAAAACCTTCCAATATTCTTCCTTTTACCCTGGATTATCTGGACAATGACGAAAGTGGACACACTATTCAGgatgatgttgttgttgctggcCAAGATATAGCTGCAGGATTTATTAGGATGGGGATCCTTCAAAGGATTCAATATCTCTTGGAG TCTGAACCTTCAGCAGCTTTGGAAGAATGCCTGATTTCCATATTAATTGCGATAGCTAGGCATTCGCCAACATGTGCAACTGCAGTTATGAAGTGTCAACAGTTGGTTCAAACAATCATCAACAGATTCACTAGTAAAGAGCAAATGGAGATTAGTACCTCAAAGATCAAGTCAGTTACACTCCTGAAA CTTTTGGCTCGATTTGACAAGAAGAACTGCCTAGAATTTATCAAGACTGGAATAGTTCAAAAGACGATATGGCACTTGTATCGGTATACCTCTTTTGACCAATGGGTAAAGTCTGGAAAAGAGGCTTGTAAGCTTTCATCAGCGCTTCTGGTTGAACAGTTACGGTTGTGGAAGGTCTGTGTGCAACATGGATACTGTGTGTCATACTTTGATGATATATTCCCTGCCTTATGCATTTGGTTGAATGTGCCTGCATTTGGAAAGCTGATTGAGAACAGTGTCCTCAGCGAATATACCGCCATTGCCAAGGAAGCATACCTTGTACTGGGTGCTTTAACTAGAAGACTGCCAACTTTTTATTCCCACATGCAACATTTGGATGGGGGTACTACAAAACAAGCAGAGAGCTGGTGTTGGGCCCAGGTTGGTCCTATGATTGATTCCGCCCTAGAGTCTATTAGGATAAAGGATATACCACTCCTATCTTGTCTATTTGAGGGGGGAAATGAGGAGAAATTGAATGGTGATATGCAGGACTCAGCAGTTCCTCCTTTGCTGTGGTTGATATCTTCAATTATGGACATGCTTTCTGCCGTGCTTGAAGCTGTAATCCCAGAAGATAATGCAGAGTTGTGCCATGTGACTCTTCCATGGCTGCCAGACTTTGTCCCTAAGATTGGACTAGCAATTTTGAAAAATGGACTTATGAGTTTTTCAAGCATTAGTGCAAGCCATGATGGTGCTGCTGGCAGCAGTTCGTTCCTTGAGAGTTTGTgttatttgagaaaaataaaccAACAAGAAACATCAATAGCATCCGATAGTTGCCTTCAGGGATTGTTGCAAGTTGCTTGGTGTGTTGATAAGCTGATCTCACTTGTTAACAATGAGCCTCGGAATCCATTGCAATACCAGGGTTTCACAAGAGAGGAAAAAACTCTTGCTGCTGGAATTCTCCACTCCTCTCTTCCTGAGTTAAGAGCTTTGATGACAAGTGTAATGGAATCAAACGATTCTGAATGGCGTCATATGCAATCAATTGAGACGTTTGGTAGAGGTGGTCCAGCACCAGGAATTGGTGTAGGCTGGGGTGCCCCTGGTGGGggattttggtctaaaaatattttatcagcTCAACTAGCTGCACGATTATTCATTTACTTGCTTGATGTTTTTCCCATCGTATCTGTCAAAGATCAGTTTACAACTGAAGGGATGAACTCtataatacaaaaaataaattctgTCATGGGAGCGTGTTTATTACTGGGGCCAATGGATAGTTCTGCTGTAGATAAGCTGCTTGATTTCTTGTTTCAAGTTCCCACTCTAAAGTACATTGATTTCAGTATCCGCCAATTTCTTAATCTTAATCAGGGTTTTCAGTCTTTTGAGTGGGTATATCAAGAAGAGGACTATATACTGGTGAGTGATGTCTTAGCTTCTCACTTTAAGAAGAAATGGTTGTCTGCAAAACAGAAGCGTAAATCTGCTGCTGGAAATGAGCAAGTATTCCATAAGAACTCTAAAAAAAGAAGTGTCTTATTGGACACCATTCCTGAGGAAAATTCTGAATCAAACCCCGCCAGCCAAGAGCCTAAATGTTTGGTGGCTGAGTGGGCTCACCAAAGATTGCCTCTTCCCTTGCATTGGTTTCTCAGTCCACTCTCAGTGCTTTGTTCTACCAGTCATGAGTCTCTGGATTTTCTTAAAGTTGCAAAAGGTGgactcttctttctcttggggATTGAACTAATGTCAACATTCCTTCCTGCTGAGTTGCAAACACCAGTTCGAAATGTGCCTATAGTATGGAAATTGCATGCATTGTCTGCGACTTTACTTTCTGGAATGGGCATTTTTGAGGACAATAGCAGGGATCTCTACAAAGCTTTGCAAGATGTCTATGGACAGCTTCTTGATAGGGAAGAAAAAGTTGAGGCAAAGAACCTGAAATTTAAGACGGTTATACATGAGAACTACTCCACATTCATTGACAATCTAGTAGAGCAATTTGCTGCTGTTTCTTATGGTGACATGATATTTGGTCGTCAAGTAGGAGTCTATCTGCATCAATTTGTTGAAGCTCCTGTGAGGCTTCCTGCTTGGAATGCACTGTCTAATGCCTGTGCTCTCGAGCTTTTGCCTCCTTTGGAGAAGTGCATTGCTGCAACTTATGGATATCTTGAACCTGTTGAG GATGATGAGAAGATGTTGGAAGCTTACTGTAAATCATGGGTTTCAGGAGCTCTAGACAAAGCAGCACGTCGAGGATCTGCTTCGTTCACTTTGGCCTTGCACCATCTATCATCATTTATTTTCCAGACTTGCTCTGGGAATATGATTCCTTTGCGAAACAAGCTTGTCAAATCTCTGCTACGAGACTACTCCCGTAAGAAGCAACATGAG